The Parafrankia discariae genome includes a window with the following:
- a CDS encoding RAD23 family protein: MTATAIATAKPPARPRRQRRVARQLLLTAHVLVSVGWNGVALGQLALAITASVDDGIRHPAYELMHVFDRALNIPLALLTLATGILISLRTRWGLLHHWWVVTKLAITVVAVLFAAAFMRTMIVRAGHATADGNVHYSAPTAAIITGACLMNAMFITATFLSTLKPWGRTSRGLRASRSAGAHTPASAANGTSAPPTTRSFISTAPAGATTAGTSPPAVSTSPPENAGPAETATPDHAGDDGGAVITGKRPGPVSG, translated from the coding sequence ATGACTGCTACCGCGATCGCAACCGCCAAGCCCCCGGCGAGACCGCGCAGACAGCGGCGGGTCGCCCGTCAGCTTCTGTTAACCGCGCACGTCCTGGTGAGCGTCGGGTGGAACGGCGTCGCGCTGGGCCAGCTCGCGCTCGCCATCACGGCGTCCGTCGACGACGGCATCCGGCATCCGGCCTATGAGCTCATGCACGTGTTCGACCGGGCCCTCAACATTCCGCTGGCGCTGCTGACCCTGGCGACCGGGATCCTGATCTCCCTGCGCACCCGCTGGGGTCTGCTGCACCACTGGTGGGTCGTCACCAAGCTGGCGATCACGGTGGTCGCCGTCCTCTTCGCGGCCGCCTTCATGCGCACCATGATCGTGCGAGCGGGCCATGCCACGGCGGACGGAAACGTCCACTACAGCGCGCCCACGGCCGCGATCATCACCGGTGCCTGCCTGATGAACGCGATGTTCATCACCGCCACGTTCCTCTCCACGCTCAAGCCCTGGGGGCGCACCAGCCGTGGCCTGCGCGCCAGCCGGTCCGCGGGCGCACACACCCCGGCGAGCGCCGCGAACGGAACGTCCGCACCACCCACCACCAGGTCTTTCATCTCGACCGCCCCGGCCGGCGCGACAACGGCGGGAACATCGCCCCCCGCCGTTTCCACATCTCCGCCGGAAAACGCCGGCCCGGCCGAGACGGCCACACCCGACCACGCCGGTGATGACGGCGGCGCCGTCATCACCGGAAAGCGCCCGGGGCCGGTTTCCGGGTAG